In Pararhizobium sp. A13, the genomic stretch GGAAACCGGGCACTCCCCATGCTGGTTATTCTATCTATTGTTGTGAGCAGCTGTGCGACGCGGGTGGAAAACGTCCTTCACCCTCTGGTCGTATCGGCCAGCGATGCGAGCCGCGTCGACATTTTGGTCGCGACAACACGCAAGCCTTCGGAGAACCCCGGCCAACTCTATTCGGGCGAACGCGGAACGGCGATCTCGCTCAACAACGTCATCGTGTCGATCCCGCCCGATCGAAACCGCAAGCTTGGGGAAGTGCAGTGGCCTTCCCGCATGCCGCCGAACCCCGAGAAGGATTTCGCGGTGCTTGAGATCGCCAAAACCAGATCCGAAAGCCAAGTTTTCAAGTGGTTTCGGAAAAATAGAAACGCGAAGCGTCAGGTAGTAATCTTTGTGCACGGCTTCAACAACACCTATGCCGATGCCGTCTTTCGTTTTGCCCAGATTGTTCATGACTCGGGCACCGATGCAACACCGGTTCTCTTCACCTGGCCTTCGAGAGCCCGCGTTTTTGACTACCTTTATGACAAGGAAAGCGCCAACTACTCGCGGCGAGCCTTGGAGGACCTAATTCTACAGGCCGCCAGAAGCCCCGATGTTGACGACGTGACGATTCTCGCTCATTCGATGGGGGCATGGCTCGCCGCAGAGGCTCTGCGCGGTGTCGCGATGCGGGAAAAATCGATACCCGCCAAGGTTAAGAATGTCGTTCTTGCGTCGCCGGATATCGACATCGACGTAGTCCGTCGTCAGTTCGTCGAGATGGGCCCAAAGCGGCCGCACTTCACCATCCTCACATCGACGCGAGACAAGGCCCTGGAGGCCTCGCGTTGGCTTTCGGGTGGGGTTGACCGCGTCGGTGGGTCCGATCTCAGGCCTTACGTGGCTGTTCTGGACGAACTTGGTGTCTCGGTCATCGACACCAGCACTATCGCGTCGAAAGATCCGCTTGGCCACAATACCTTCGCAGATAGTCCTGACATCGTACGGCTGCTCGGCCGGCGCCTTGCTGGACAATCGCTTGCCGGGAGCGAGGCAAGTCTTGCGGATCAAATCGGGGTAGCCGCGGCCAATTTCGCCGGTTCGGCCGCGCGCGCGACCGTCGCAGCCCCGGTCTCGGTCATTAGCGGCGAGGCTCGCGAAGTGATGAAACGTGAGCTTTCCCCGTCGAACGGACAGATCGTTGACGGTCAGATCTCGTATTGAGGTCAGGGTCGCTGCGCAGGCGTTCGACGTTGGCCCTCGCCTTAGCGGTGGGTGTCGTGTTC encodes the following:
- a CDS encoding alpha/beta hydrolase produces the protein MQQIGRTRPISAGNRALPMLVILSIVVSSCATRVENVLHPLVVSASDASRVDILVATTRKPSENPGQLYSGERGTAISLNNVIVSIPPDRNRKLGEVQWPSRMPPNPEKDFAVLEIAKTRSESQVFKWFRKNRNAKRQVVIFVHGFNNTYADAVFRFAQIVHDSGTDATPVLFTWPSRARVFDYLYDKESANYSRRALEDLILQAARSPDVDDVTILAHSMGAWLAAEALRGVAMREKSIPAKVKNVVLASPDIDIDVVRRQFVEMGPKRPHFTILTSTRDKALEASRWLSGGVDRVGGSDLRPYVAVLDELGVSVIDTSTIASKDPLGHNTFADSPDIVRLLGRRLAGQSLAGSEASLADQIGVAAANFAGSAARATVAAPVSVISGEAREVMKRELSPSNGQIVDGQISY